The region AAACAAATCAAATAAGAATTAGTCACAAGTATACCTTTCCAAAGGACTTATTAATGCTTGCATGGAATGCTAGAGTTGGATATTCTTTTGACAAAACTCTAAGCCATCCTTTTGTTGCCCAGGCGGGAATTAGATCACACTGAAAATATGGGGATTTGAAATGATTTATGATGTATTAAGATGTAATTACAAAGGTATGGTACTTAGAACAGTttaaaacaaaaccaaaaaaaaaaagtttGTAACCTTGTTCAATAAAAGAACCAAGTGTTTGTGCTTGCAATTTTCTTTCAAATGCTTCTCTAAATGGTAACACCTTGTGCCCTGTGGATCCCTTGCATCTATAACCTGTATAATTATAGATAAAATATTTATGAAGACGGAAGAGGAAAGTGAGTTATATCAGCCAGGAATCTGATAGTCAGAAATTTGACATGCCACGGATTCATCAACTAAAAAAAACATGAAACAAACCTATAAAGAAAATTGATTTAGAACTTAAAAGTATTACAAATTAACTACCAAGCTTCTATCTTTTGTCCCTTATTTTACGATGAAAAAAGTTACTAAAATTCAGATAATGTTTTCACATTGGCAGAGCAAGGTGGCGTGCAAATTCGAAACAGAAATGCACATCATAAAGCATAGTTTTTTAACCTTTTCACACAAGATAACATTAATAGAATTAAAACATACAAATATGCTACACAAGTCAGAACCAGCCATCATATATGTACATGAAAAGTTTAACAAAATCAGAGCAACATGAAAGACTACCTGGACAACAACATCGGAAGAATCTATCACTTTGTAGAGTTCACCCCATATGCGTTTGCTTTGACCTTTATCAAACATGTTATGCCGCACTAAATCTCTAAATCCATCTGCTTCATTAGCTTCTGCAGATGCATCATACTTCTCTTCAAAAGCATCTGCAAATGAAAGTAATGTAGGAACAAATCAATAACAGTTATCAGATAATGTGCAACATCATTTGGTCAAAGAAAAATACCACATGCAAACAAATATTCCCGCTAAAAAACAGAATACTGTATGAAAACCCAGTAATCAAACCATAATATGTATACTTAGGCTAAAAATACACTTTGATGACTTTCTGAAATAATAACACatcttttcttttaaaattatCTCTTAGTGTAAAACTTTAAGGAAAAGCACAAATAAACTTGGCATATCTCATGATAATGCTAACTAAACAACCCAATTTAGAGAGAAATCAGGATTTCTACCTTGAGAACCATCGGCTTTCTTAGCTAAGGACTCATAGTCAGTCGCCAAAAGGCTTGGACGTTTTCTTTTAGTCTTAGGTCCAAATGCATCAGAAAAAGGCTCTCTATCAAGAAGGTGAACCCTTGATTGCTGCATTCAAAATTCATATGCAAgtaaatatacatatttatttaaaatttaaaatgtAAAATTCAAAGCACAAAACCACTGCAACAATTGAAACAAACCTTCTGGTGATCATTGAGAAGGGACATAGGCAAATTCTTCCCCTTGAGAATAACATTATAATTACTGGAAGTATGCTTAGCCATTTCATCTCTGAAAAACTCAAGTTCTTTCTGATTCACAACACGAGTATTCCCTGCAAATCACAAAACACTAAATTAGCGACTTGAATTATTGAAGAATTGTGGTTAGTAATTAATAATTAATCGATTGAACTGGTATGAGGTGAAATTGAACATACCAAACCATTGACGATCGGGTTTGATTCGAGTGCTTGGAAGGTCTTTGGATTGATACTCTTCCCTAAGGATTTTGCCTCCTCTGTTACGAACGGGTCTGACTTTGTACATCTTGAGACGGCGAACTGTGGCGGCGGAACGCGACTCGGTCTTCGAGTCATTGCTGCGGTTGGCGTCGAGAGAGTGCTTGGGTTTTCCTGAGACGTTAACGTTCCTCTCTTTCTTCTTCGCCATTGCAGACACAGAATGAACCTAGGGTTTGTTGAAAGTGTTACAACGGTGCCGCAAAGTACACAATAAGATTAGGGCTTATATTCTACTCGCtagatttttcttttttaatCTACTTTTACTACTACTGTTGAAAAAACAAATAACCacacaaatattataattttcatatccaaaaagtgatttattttttttaaaataaccagtttttttattaaaaaatcGAAAATATCTTTGTCGTTCTTTACGGGTTTCATAAATATTTTCCAAATCCTTTTGAAGGAATTTGTAAAGTTCGGTGACTGTTAGTTATCTGCGAGCGTGCGATGCGCTCGCTAGGTCATATTTTTTCGAGATGTGACAAAAGTCAACCACGAGTAAAGGATGTGCGGTCGAAAAAATTGATAATGAGACAAGATGGGTGTTTAAAATATATATTTCTTTTGAGTTACTTAATATTTGTTTTGCCTATTATTCTAGTTTATTTTAGAATGACTTTTGTAATACGATTTTCTAACTCCTCCTATGTAAATTTTAACGATGTTGAAGCTAGTTTGGTGGTAGAAAGATTGACATGTATGTATTTAACCAATTTGAGTTTATTTGCGAGTTTTATTATGATTTTTATTATTGGACTAAACTTAATCTCAATAATAGGGTATAAATCATATGATTTTCATTATGTTTTCTTATTGATTTCAAAAGTTCTTGCTTTCAAGAAAAGTATTTTTGAAAGTTCTAGAAGATTTTGTTCATGTCAAAGATCTTAAGCTTGAAATTTCTTTAGATATAGATACAGAGTACACAAACAAAAATAAGCCaaatatattcatttttttcGTTGCTTTATGTAACACCACGAAAATTTCATTAgaattttaattgaattttttGTGTGTCATCTAATTTAATTTGTGTTATTATTAAgggttttaattaaataatatataagtttattaataaaatattgtaataataataataatagaaaatGGGAAGAGTGGTAATTATTTAGAAATAAGAGgataaataataaaaattagtATGACAATAGAATTAGTGTCAGTAGAGCAAACAAGGAGAAAGTCGAAGAAAATCCTAGAAGAGGAATTCTCAAGAACGTCCATCACCAAAAGAGTGAAGGTGTCAGCTTAATCAGGTAAGGGGAAGATTGTTTCATAATGATGTTAAGCTTAAGATAGTAAGGAACCCCTTTTCTCAtttattgatgttgttgattgaattgtgtgaggTTTGTGCAAAACCTCAATGATTAGGTTGATTGTTGATTATGTTTcatattgttgatgttgattttatTATTACTGATGTAAAATTTGTGTAAATCTATACTGATTAAAATTGATTGTtgatgtttatttgtttatgttaTGTTTGGATGAAGAAAGCATGGAATTTGATGTGGTATATGTTAGATTGATGTTCTTGATGCGGAAAATTGTTGTTGATATGTATATATTGAACTTTGGTGTTTAATCAGATGTAAACTTGAAGAAAATCAAGATCTGGATACTATTTCCATGGCTGAAATGCAGAAAAGGTGATTCTACAATGTTGACGGGTGTCATCCTAGATGACGGTCAGATCGTCATCTCCTTGGGGAAGAAGACATGCCATCGCCTGATAACAGACATCAACGAGTATGGCGGTCAGACCGTCAACACTTAGCGACGAGCGTCATTCCTTTTTTTACAGCCGTCAACAATGATGGTTGAGTGTTCCCAGGGATGACGATCGCCATGGTCATGATAGTCACACCGCCAACCCTATGTTAACCGA is a window of Lathyrus oleraceus cultivar Zhongwan6 chromosome 6, CAAS_Psat_ZW6_1.0, whole genome shotgun sequence DNA encoding:
- the LOC127093363 gene encoding nuclear/nucleolar GTPase 2 gives rise to the protein MAKKKERNVNVSGKPKHSLDANRSNDSKTESRSAATVRRLKMYKVRPVRNRGGKILREEYQSKDLPSTRIKPDRQWFGNTRVVNQKELEFFRDEMAKHTSSNYNVILKGKNLPMSLLNDHQKQSRVHLLDREPFSDAFGPKTKRKRPSLLATDYESLAKKADGSQDAFEEKYDASAEANEADGFRDLVRHNMFDKGQSKRIWGELYKVIDSSDVVVQVIDARDPQGTRCYHLEKHLKENCKHKHLVLLLNKCDLIPAWATKGWLRVLSKEYPTLAFHASINKSFGKGSLLSVLRQFARLKSDKQAISVGFVGYPNVGKSSVINTLRTKNVCKVAPIPGETKVWQYITLTKRIFLIDCPGVVYHNKDTETDVVLKGVVRVTNLKDAADHIGEVLKRVKKEHLTRAYKIKEWVDENDFLLQLCKSSGKLLKGGEPDLMTAAKMILHDWQRGKIPFFVPPPKLNEVSEAEEEPNVNGIDVDETVDPNQASAAIKAIANVLSSQQQRNVPVQGDLYTENEMKGETTDQLLYTADDTDEDSDSSEQDPSTEVPPEMHIPDEAVPTSES